A genomic segment from Cricetulus griseus strain 17A/GY chromosome 8, alternate assembly CriGri-PICRH-1.0, whole genome shotgun sequence encodes:
- the LOC100760991 gene encoding 40S ribosomal protein S4, X isoform, whose amino-acid sequence MARGPKKHLKRVAAPRHWMLDKLTGVFAPRPSSGPHRLRECLPLAIFLRNRLKYALTGDEVKKICMQRLIKVDGKVRTDVAYPAGFMDVISIDKSGENFRLVYDTKGRFAVHRITPEEAKYKLCKVRKVFVGTKGIPHLVTHDARTIRYPDPLIKVNDTVQISLDTGKITDAIKFDTGNLCMVTGGANLGRIGVITNRERHPGSFDVVHVKDANGNGFATRLSNIFVIGKGNKPWISLPRGKGIRLTIAEERDKRLAAKQSG is encoded by the coding sequence ATGGCCCGCGGTCCGAAGAAGCACCTGAAGCGTGTGGCCGCCCCGCGTCACTGGATGCTGGACAAACTGACGGGCGTGTTCGCGCCCCGGCCGTCCTCGGGCCCGCACCGCCTGCGGGAGTGCCTGCCGCTCGCCATCTTCCTGCGCAACCGCCTCAAGTACGCACTGACGGGCGACGAGGTGAAGAAGATCTGCATGCAGCGCCTCATCAAGGTGGACGGCAAGGTGCGGACCGACGTGGCCTACCCGGCGGGCTTCATGGACGTCATCAGCATCGACAAGAGCGGGGAGAACTTCCGCCTGGTGTACGACACCAAGGGCCGCTTCGCCGTGCACCGCATCACGCCCGAGGAGGCCAAGTACAAGCTCTGCAAGGTGCGGAAGGTCTTCGTGGGCACCAAGGGCATCCCGCACCTGGTGACGCACGACGCGCGCACCATCCGCTACCCCGACCCGCTCATCAAGGTCAACGACACCGTGCAGATCTCGCTGGACACGGGCAAGATCACCGACGCCATCAAGTTCGACACCGGCAACCTCTGCATGGTGACCGGAGGCGCCAACCTGGGGCGCATCGGCGTCATCACCAACCGGGAGCGCCACCCCGGCTCCTTCGACGTGGTCCACGTGAAGGACGCCAACGGGAACGGCTTCGCCACCCGCCTCTCCAACATCTTCGTGATCGGCAAGGGCAACAAGCCGTGGATCTCGCTGCCGCGGGGGAAGGGGATCCGCCTGACCATCGCCGAAGAGAGAGACAAGAGGCTGGCGGCCAAGCAGAGCGGGTGA